In the Desulfomicrobium escambiense DSM 10707 genome, one interval contains:
- a CDS encoding ATP-binding cassette domain-containing protein codes for MDSLEIHLDRVDVDLGTARILHELTLHVAGREHFAVVGDNGAGKTTLLRLLTGELWPSQRSGGRRVYRLFGEDSDSPIAVRPHVRLVTPDMADWYQRHDLRVPIWEVICAGLRNTPFLYHEASEAEQAQARSLGFEMGLGPVLDRPMRAVSTGQAKRALLARALIAEPLLLAVDELTQGLDRQGQLRLLDALNRIADTGRTRLLVSGHGLLPVPEAVRGRIFIEHGRLVDRPSRVRPGVLDLPERQAGETRPENIVELRACSVVMDGRAAVDNLTWTVRSGQCWGVLGHNGSGKSTLLQLVTGYRRAWPGGEASWFGRTGLIRMAEIRGRIGILAPWLGERMEPGATCRDVLLSGLCDGLGVHRGLGPVQVAMAEDLAGAWGMEDWLDRPLASLSFGQARQVMLARAVVHAPELLVLDEPFSGLDASWQSRMVELLSDWASRGRTLVLATHSPEFMDDLLTHGLILDQGRCAAAMEWPKLRGTEAFAALFAQSGEGQRRA; via the coding sequence ATGGACAGTCTTGAGATACATCTCGACCGGGTCGACGTGGACCTGGGCACCGCCCGCATCCTGCACGAACTGACCCTGCATGTCGCCGGACGGGAACACTTTGCCGTGGTCGGCGACAACGGAGCAGGCAAGACCACGCTCCTGCGTCTGCTGACCGGCGAACTCTGGCCGTCGCAGCGCAGCGGCGGCCGACGCGTCTACCGTCTCTTCGGCGAGGACTCGGACTCGCCCATCGCCGTCCGCCCTCATGTGCGCCTGGTCACGCCGGACATGGCCGACTGGTACCAGCGCCACGACCTGCGCGTGCCCATCTGGGAAGTCATCTGCGCCGGGTTGCGCAATACCCCCTTTCTCTACCACGAGGCCTCGGAGGCCGAGCAGGCCCAGGCCAGGTCCCTGGGCTTCGAGATGGGCCTTGGGCCTGTCCTCGACAGGCCCATGCGGGCCGTGTCCACCGGACAGGCCAAGCGCGCCCTGCTGGCGCGGGCCCTCATCGCCGAACCGCTGCTCCTGGCCGTGGACGAGCTGACCCAGGGCCTGGACCGCCAAGGCCAGCTGCGCCTGCTTGACGCCCTGAACCGCATCGCGGACACGGGGCGCACGCGCCTGCTGGTCAGCGGGCACGGACTGCTGCCCGTGCCCGAGGCCGTGCGCGGGCGGATCTTCATCGAGCACGGCCGCTTGGTGGACAGACCCTCGCGGGTGCGGCCGGGCGTCCTGGATCTGCCCGAGCGGCAGGCCGGCGAGACGCGGCCGGAGAACATCGTCGAACTGCGCGCCTGTTCCGTGGTCATGGACGGCCGCGCGGCCGTGGACAACCTGACCTGGACCGTGCGTTCGGGCCAGTGCTGGGGTGTGCTCGGCCACAACGGCAGCGGCAAGTCCACGCTGCTGCAGCTCGTCACGGGCTACCGCCGGGCCTGGCCCGGCGGCGAGGCCTCGTGGTTCGGCCGGACCGGCCTTATCCGCATGGCCGAGATCCGCGGCCGCATCGGCATCCTCGCGCCGTGGCTGGGAGAACGGATGGAGCCTGGGGCCACCTGCCGGGACGTGCTCCTCTCGGGGTTGTGCGACGGCCTGGGCGTGCACCGCGGCCTCGGGCCGGTCCAGGTCGCCATGGCCGAGGACCTGGCCGGCGCCTGGGGCATGGAAGACTGGCTGGACCGCCCTCTGGCGTCCCTGTCCTTCGGGCAGGCCCGCCAGGTCATGCTGGCCAGGGCCGTGGTCCACGCGCCGGAACTGCTGGTCCTGGACGAACCGTTTTCCGGCCTCGACGCATCCTGGCAGTCCCGCATGGTCGAGCTGCTTTCCGACTGGGCCTCCCGGGGCAGGACCCTCGTCCTGGCCACCCATTCCCCGGAATTCATGGACGACCTCCTGACCCACGGCCTCATTCTCGACCAGGGTCGCTGCGCCGCGGCCATGGAGTGGCCGAAACTGCGCGGGACTGAGGCTTTTGCCGCGCTTTTCGCGCAGAGCGGGGAGGGCCAACGCCGGGCATGA
- a CDS encoding YceI family protein: MRSFLSIGVLFLTCVLGAGSALGGVPDADSWEIDGEHSTVGFRIRHIVGFVPGVFARFSGEVEYAPAAPEKSQFYILIDSASVHTGVPARDEHLRGPDFLDVEKSPRIIFASKSVSKGEGNVLYVTGDLTIKDVTAEIRVPVKVLGVAAHPFKDNFPDTKVLGLHAQFSINRLDFHVGEAKWTQMGVMGETIDLTIDMELLQR; this comes from the coding sequence ATGAGATCATTTCTGAGCATAGGCGTTCTTTTCCTGACCTGCGTTTTGGGCGCGGGTTCGGCCCTGGGCGGGGTGCCGGATGCCGATTCGTGGGAGATCGACGGCGAGCATTCGACCGTGGGCTTTCGCATCCGGCATATCGTCGGGTTTGTGCCCGGCGTATTCGCCAGGTTTTCGGGCGAGGTGGAATACGCTCCGGCCGCGCCGGAAAAGTCCCAGTTCTATATCCTGATCGACAGCGCCAGCGTGCACACCGGCGTCCCGGCCCGCGACGAGCATCTGCGCGGCCCCGATTTTCTGGACGTGGAGAAGTCGCCGCGCATCATTTTCGCTTCCAAGAGCGTCTCCAAGGGCGAGGGGAATGTCCTGTACGTGACCGGCGACCTGACCATCAAGGACGTGACGGCGGAAATACGCGTACCCGTGAAGGTGCTCGGCGTCGCCGCACACCCGTTCAAGGACAATTTTCCGGACACCAAGGTGCTTGGGTTGCACGCCCAGTTCTCCATCAACCGGCTGGACTTCCATGTCGGCGAAGCCAAGTGGACGCAGATGGGCGTCATGGGCGAGACCATAGACCTGACTATCGACATGGAGTTGCTGCAACGGTAG
- a CDS encoding ATP-binding response regulator, producing MSAQGRAGILIVDDTPFNIELLEGFLCQAYNVDTATCGEKALDIVGTSPPDLVILDIVMPGMDGFEVCRRLKADERTADIPVIFITALDDVAAEARGLELGAIDFITKPFNPAVVRARVANHIALREAARLREDVERIMRHDLKSPLTTVLSLPQLMLMDGNLTPPQRDMLQRIEDAGYTLLAMTNLSTTLFRMERDVYELRPEKMDLAAVARKVLTGFAETAEMRGIGLRLLVDGRDDGPSIPWMGEELLCHSMLANLVGNALDASPRREDVLVSLGARPEGGVRIDIVNRGDVAPELQGRFFEKYATAGKARGTGLGTYSARLIARAHGGDIEMKCGAGTVEVSVFLPA from the coding sequence ATGAGCGCACAAGGCCGCGCAGGAATCCTGATCGTCGACGACACTCCCTTCAACATCGAACTGCTGGAAGGTTTCCTCTGCCAGGCCTACAACGTGGACACGGCCACATGCGGTGAAAAGGCCCTGGATATCGTCGGCACATCCCCGCCCGATCTGGTCATCCTCGACATCGTCATGCCCGGCATGGACGGCTTCGAGGTCTGCCGCAGGCTCAAGGCCGACGAGCGCACCGCCGACATCCCGGTCATCTTCATCACCGCCCTCGACGACGTCGCGGCCGAGGCCAGAGGCCTTGAACTCGGCGCCATCGACTTCATCACCAAGCCATTCAACCCCGCCGTGGTCCGGGCGCGGGTCGCCAACCACATCGCCCTGCGCGAGGCCGCCCGCCTTCGGGAGGACGTGGAGCGCATCATGCGCCACGACCTCAAATCACCCCTGACCACGGTTCTGAGCCTGCCGCAGCTCATGCTCATGGACGGCAACCTGACCCCGCCCCAGCGGGACATGCTGCAACGCATCGAAGACGCGGGCTACACGCTTCTGGCCATGACCAACCTGTCCACCACCCTCTTCAGGATGGAACGGGACGTCTATGAACTGCGGCCAGAAAAAATGGACCTGGCCGCCGTGGCGCGCAAGGTTCTGACAGGCTTCGCGGAAACGGCCGAGATGCGGGGCATCGGGCTGCGGCTCCTCGTCGACGGCCGGGATGACGGCCCGTCCATCCCCTGGATGGGCGAGGAACTGCTCTGCCACTCCATGCTCGCCAACCTCGTGGGCAACGCCCTGGACGCATCCCCCCGGCGGGAGGACGTTCTGGTATCCCTCGGGGCTCGGCCGGAGGGCGGGGTGCGCATCGACATCGTCAACAGGGGCGACGTCGCGCCGGAACTGCAGGGAAGATTCTTCGAGAAGTACGCCACCGCCGGCAAGGCCCGCGGGACGGGCCTGGGCACATACTCCGCCCGGCTCATAGCCAGGGCCCACGGCGGGGATATCGAGATGAAGTGCGGGGCCGGCACGGTCGAGGTCAGCGTTTTCCTGCCGGCGTGA
- a CDS encoding response regulator produces the protein MNTDIPVLIVDDYSTMRRTIGDVMRRFGFTNLAYAEDGQMAWEMMQENSYELLLLDWSMPRMTGLELLKLIRCPGGRFTDVAVLAITGEAEQESVVEAVKSGVDNYIVKPFTPEILERKLREVFARRRARS, from the coding sequence ATGAACACCGATATCCCGGTTCTCATCGTTGACGACTATTCCACCATGCGCAGGACCATCGGCGACGTCATGCGCAGGTTCGGATTCACCAACCTCGCCTATGCCGAGGACGGGCAGATGGCCTGGGAGATGATGCAGGAGAACAGCTACGAACTCCTGCTCCTCGACTGGAGCATGCCCCGGATGACGGGGCTCGAACTGCTCAAGCTCATCCGCTGCCCCGGCGGCCGGTTCACTGACGTCGCCGTGCTGGCCATCACCGGCGAGGCGGAGCAGGAGAGCGTCGTCGAGGCGGTCAAGAGCGGCGTGGACAACTACATCGTCAAACCCTTCACCCCCGAGATCCTCGAACGCAAGCTGCGCGAGGTCTTCGCCCGCCGCAGGGCGCGTTCCTGA